One region of Cydia fagiglandana chromosome 17, ilCydFagi1.1, whole genome shotgun sequence genomic DNA includes:
- the LOC134672870 gene encoding beta-1,4-N-acetylgalactosaminyltransferase bre-4-like, giving the protein MLRARPLCELLPPNLGPISINRSYIDLEELDSRAFPEVKWGGHFSPHDCTAVHKVAIIVPFRDRKQHLPIFLNHMHRFLMKQKLEYGIFIIEQVRSDYFNRGKLLNVGFLESQNVSHWHCFIFHDIDLLPMDQRNIYSCPLEKHPRHHAAAVDRLHFKLPYTDLFGGVTAMTLEQFKKVNGFSNRYWGWGGEDDDMCYRLFKMGYRITRYNMSVARYIMLGHSKTRANPKRGQILSGVKGKMKKDGLSSVEYLVMKRNLHQLYTHIIADINEDLESLKLTYLAHMLFGDKLS; this is encoded by the exons ATGCTACGAGCTCGGCCGTTATGCGAATTATTACCTCCGAATTTAG GTCCCATCTCAATAAATAGGTCATATATAGACTTGGAAGAATTGGACTCGCGTGCATTTCCAGAGGTAAAGTGGGGCGGGCATTTCTCGCCCCACGATTGCACCGCCGTGCATAAAGTTGCCATTATAGTGCCTTTCAG agaTCGCAAGCAGCATTTGCCGATATTTCTAAACCACATGCATCGGTTCTTAATGAAACAAAAACTAGAATATGGTATATTTATTATCGAGCAAGTAAG GTCTGACTACTTCAATCGTGGTAAGCTCCTGAACGTAGGTTTCCTGGAGAGTCAGAACGTGAGCCATTGGCACTGCTTCATATTCCACGATATCGACTTGCTGCCTATGGACCAGAGGAACATCTACTCCTGCCCGCTCGAGAAGCACCCAAGACACCACGCTGCTGCTGTCGACAGACTACATTTCAA GCTACCATATACTGATTTATTTGGCGGTGTGACAGCTATGACGTTGGAACAATTCAAGAAAGTCAATGGGTTCTCCAACCGATACTGGGGCTGGGGCGGCGAGGACGATGATATGTGTTACAg GTTATTCAAGATGGGTTACCGTATCACACGTTACAATATGTCCGTAGCCCGGTATATTATGCTCGGCCACTCGAAAACACGGGCCAACCCAAAAAG AGGTCAAATCTTGTCTGGAGTGAAAGGAAAAATGAAGAAAGACGGATTATCGTCAGTAGAATACTTGGTTATGAAGAGAAACCTTCATCAGCTGTACACGCACATCATTGCGGACATCAATGAGGATTTGGAAAGTCTTAAACTAACATATCTCGCACACATGCTGTTTGGTGATAAATTGTCTTGA
- the LOC134672691 gene encoding uncharacterized protein LOC134672691, with translation MPKYYRFRATTPTRKARQIKEKDIKREVQKVKNMATFDILGLTLVCAAPSWYLRRTAWRESPTIAGPLRQLSSVAGRAVFIVKPSW, from the exons atgccGAAATATTACAGGTTCAGAGCGACAACGCCTACTCGTAAGGCAAGGCAAATTAAGGAGAAAGATATTAAGAGGGAAGTACAAAA GGTTAAAAATATGGCAACCTTTG ACATCCTGGGCCTTACGCTGGTGTGCGCGGCGCCATCTTGGTACCTGCGCCGCACCGCGTGGCGCGAGAGCCCCACGATCGCAGGCCCGCTGCGGCAGCTCTCGTCTGTCGCTGGACGGGCCGTCTTCATCGTCAAGCCATCGTGGTGA